Part of the Shewanella eurypsychrophilus genome is shown below.
AACGTTTTACCTTTAAGATCATAGTAGCTGTTGACCTCTGGCAGCTCAATACGGCTAAGTCCTACTGGCTTTGATGGCAGGCCATTTCTAATAAAAAACACATACTTTGTCCGCTCCTCATTAAACACAAAACCAGGATAAAAATCGATCTCCCCTGACTGTAAGCCACGAAGAATACGGTTTTTTGGTTTTCTGACCACCTGTAAACTGCAATTAATTCTCTTTGCAACTTCTGAGTAAAGCTCCAAATATAAGCCACTACTATCTGGCGCAGCCTATATGTTGGGCTCACGTGCAGTTGTGCGGTACCCCATGACTAATGTACAAGCGGACGAAATAGTACTGAAACAGATTGAAAGTATTATGAAAGTACGTAACAGCAGCATTGGTAAACCTTGTATTTCACACACCTGAAAAGTGTAGCTACTTTATAGTGATAATACTGTGGCGCGTGTTAGCAAGATGCTGAAATCAAGGTAAGCAGGCATTGCATAGGAGGTAAGCGTACATATTGTATGGATCTTGATAGCTAGTTCAGTTTCGGCTAATTTTCGTTTTGTAGACTAGTAAAGAAAGTAACAAAAACCAGTTAAATTCAACCAATTTGTTACCAAGTTACTCCAGCACTGAATTCGCCATACTGATTATTCAACATAGAGAAAATAATGCTAACTAAAAAAACTCTTCTTTCTACCGCCCTTACGACGTCGCTCACTTTCGGTCTATTAAGCGGCTTTGCCGCACAAGCAGAAACATTCAACTTCGTTGGACATAACGACACAAAATCAGCCGAAACCCTTGTAGTCTTTCAAGCCAAGAGCCAAGTATCCAGCGACTTAGCGCGCCTCGATAAGTTATCTAATCAACAGATCTCAAAAGCTTTGGCACTGCAAGATTTCACCGGTGACAGCAAGCAACTAGTTGAGATTTTAATCCCAAGCGGACTCGATGCTAAACGTCTGGTAGTGATAGGCCTAGGTGATGCCAGCAAGATGACCCCAGGCCAAGTCAACACCTTAGGTGCATCTGTGACAGCCTACTTGAACAAACACTCAACTGACAAGATCACGATTTTAACTGCAGGAATCGCTGACGCTAGCAGTAATGCCAGCTTCGCCGCAGAGCTGGCTCACGGCATCAATCTGCGTGCCTACAAGTTTGATAAATACCTTTCAGAGAAAAAGCCTGCCGAGAAAAGTTACACCATACAAGTCGCAGAGCCGATCAAGGCTACAGACAATTATCAGCAGCTAGCGGCTATCGAGCAGGGCGTATTCCTGGCGCGAGATCTTACCTCTGAGGTGCCCACCGAAATGAATCCAGTTCATTTTGCTGCTGCGGCTAAAGAGCTCAAAAAGCTTGGGGTAAAAGTCACTGTCTTAGAGCCTAAGAAGATTAAACAACTTGGCATGGGCGCGCTGCACGCTGTGGGTCGTGGTTCAGAGGAAGGTTCGCGTCTGGTTATCGCTCATTGGCAAGGCAACAATGATGCTCCTATTGCTCTTGTCGGTAAAGGGATCACCTTTGACTCAGGCGGATACAATATCAAGGCTACCGGGGACTCAATATCTCGCATGAAGTCTGACATGGCTGGCGCAGCAGCGGTACTCGGTACCGTGAAAGCCATGGCGATGCAGAAAGCCGACGTCAATGTGGTTGCCGTCATGGCGATGGCAGCAAACATGGTGTCAAAAACCGCCTTTGCCCCTGGTGATGTGGTGATGACAGCCGAAGGGTTGAGCGTCGAAGTACTCAATACAGACGCCGAGGGACGCTTAGTTCTGGCCGATGCTCTCTGGTATGCCCGTGAATTCTATCAGCCTGAGATAATGGTCGATGTGGCGACCTTAACCGGCTCTAAGGTTCGCGCCTTAGGCAAACGTTACACAGGTTTAT
Proteins encoded:
- a CDS encoding leucyl aminopeptidase, which produces MLTKKTLLSTALTTSLTFGLLSGFAAQAETFNFVGHNDTKSAETLVVFQAKSQVSSDLARLDKLSNQQISKALALQDFTGDSKQLVEILIPSGLDAKRLVVIGLGDASKMTPGQVNTLGASVTAYLNKHSTDKITILTAGIADASSNASFAAELAHGINLRAYKFDKYLSEKKPAEKSYTIQVAEPIKATDNYQQLAAIEQGVFLARDLTSEVPTEMNPVHFAAAAKELKKLGVKVTVLEPKKIKQLGMGALHAVGRGSEEGSRLVIAHWQGNNDAPIALVGKGITFDSGGYNIKATGDSISRMKSDMAGAAAVLGTVKAMAMQKADVNVVAVMAMAANMVSKTAFAPGDVVMTAEGLSVEVLNTDAEGRLVLADALWYAREFYQPEIMVDVATLTGSKVRALGKRYTGLFSDDDTLVNELTVSGLAVDEKVWRLPLAYDDLLKSPIADLKNAGYGGPGATTAAVFLQQFTGDTKWVHLDIAGSALAAKDKGVTPAGGTGHGVRLLSHWIVNQEK
- a CDS encoding transporter substrate-binding domain-containing protein, translated to MELYSEVAKRINCSLQVVRKPKNRILRGLQSGEIDFYPGFVFNEERTKYVFFIRNGLPSKPVGLSRIELPEVNSYYDLKGKTLQLS